GGCAATTACGAATTACAAGCATCCCCGAGTGACACTTTACAATTCTCCTACACAGGGTATGAAACACAGTTGAAAGTAGTTGGAAACAACAGCCAAATGAATATTGTGTTGGCGGTGAATGATGCCTTACTAAACGAAGTCGTTGTGGTAGGTTATGGCACTGTTCGTCGGTCAGATCTGACCGGCTCAGTAGCATCCGTATCAGGAGAAAAGCTTTCAAGAATCCCTATTACCAATGCAGCAGAGGCGATAACTGGTCGCTTACCGGGGGTCAATGTACTAACCACTGATGGCTCTCCTGATGCGGAAGTAGTTATCCGAGTCAGGGGGGGAGGATCTATTACCCAAGATAATTCACCACTTTATGTGGTGGATGGTTTTATTGTGCCTAGTATCCGTGATATACCACCAACAGACATTGAAAGTATAAATGTTTTGAAGGATGCCTCTGCCACTGCTATTTACGGGGCTCAAGCATCTAATGGTGTGGTAGTGATTACAACAAAGAGACCAAAGGCTGGAAAGATTTCGGTCTCTTATAATAATTTCCTTCAGTACAAATACTTGCCTGAAGACAGGAGATATGAAGTGCTTTCGCCTTATGAGTATGTACTTGCGAATTATGAATATGCTAAATTACGTTCAGATGCTGACCTACGAAATTTTGAGAAATTTTATGGGAAATATGATGACCTTGAACTGTATCAGCAAAAACGTCCTACCGACTGGCAAGAGGAATTGTTTGGCGACCCCAATTTATCACAGTACCACAATGTTAGTTTGAGTGGAGGTACGCAGAATACCAAGCTGAGTTTGAGCCTAACCAATAATACAGACGAAGGTTTGATGATTGGTTCTGGTTATAAGAGAAATACACTTAACTTCAAACTGAATCAGAAATTATCTGATAGATTGACTTTTGAGGCTTCCACAAGAGTCAGCAAAACAGTAGTCGATGGCGCAGGAACCTCTGGGTCTTCCCAAATAACCATTAAGGATGCCGTACAGACTCGTCCTGTAAACGGAATTGCAGATGAACTTGAAATTGACTTGAATGCCTTGGGTGAAAACGATGACTACCAAACATTTTTGATGAGTCTGGTCAACCCAACTGAGCTCGTTAAACAAGATTGGAGAAAAAGAACAACAAATGACTATATATTCAATGCAGCCCTTAACTGGAATCCTATTAATAATCTTGATCTTAAGACAACCTTCACTGGATCTAAAACATTTGACACAAGACTTCGCTTCTATGGTCCACTGACAGGCGAATCCTTCAACAATGGTGGAAGTTTACCTTTGGGACAAAAGACCGACATAGAACGTGATTCTTATCGTTGGTTGAACACTGTATCTTATAAGGTGACATCCTTAACCAACCAAAGCCTCGACTTTTTGGTAGGTCATGAAATTTATTCAAACGGGGGTAGTTCCGACTTTGTACGTGCAGAAGATTTTCGTTTGTCTATTACACCAGAGGAGTTATTTGCGAATATGACATTCGGTCGTACTGACCGACATGAAACCCAAGAGTTTACTGAGGACAATAGACTTTCATTTTTTGGTAGAATTAACTACCAATTAAACGACCGTTATTTGCTTACGGCAACTATGCGTTCGGATGCATCAAGCAAATTTGCAAAAGACAATAGAGTTGGATATTTCCCCGCCCTTGCCTTTGCTTGGAAATTATCAAAAGAAGATTTCTTACAAAATGCTAATTTCATTGAAGAATTAAAATTACGTGCAAGCTATGGCCAAACGGGCAATGATCGGATTGATGCGACTGCCACTCAATTCTTATTTGAAGGTTCTACAAATCGTGGACCTGGTTTTGGCAATGTGGATAATGTTTATTATACCCCTTCCAGCAATACATTGTACAATCCGTTTATCAAATGGGAAACAACCACGAATCGCAATTTAGGTATGGACTTTTCCTTATTTGAAGGTAGAATCTTCGGTAGCTTTGATGTTTATAAAAATACAACTGACGACCTGCTTCTACAGTCTGCCATTCCTTCCAATACAGGTTTTAGTACTCAATGGAACAATATCGGAAGTACCTCTAACCAAGGTGTAGAATTGGGACTTACTACCTATATCATTAGTAAACCAGACTTTTCTCTATCTGCTAATTTCAATTTTGGTATCAACAGAGCAAAAATAGAAGAGTTGGACGGTACTGATTCTCGCTTCTTCCAATCTAACTGGGCAAGTACTGACCTAAAAGATCAAGATGATTTCTACTTAGAGGTCGGTGGTACATTGGGCGATATCTATGGTTATGTGACGGATGGTTACTACTCTACTAGTGATTTCACTGGTTATGATGCTGTGACTGATAGCTATACTTTAGCAGATGGTGTGCCTAATTCAGGATCTACTGTTGGTAATACAAACTTGCGTCCAGGATTCTTAAAACTACAAGACTTAAATGGCGATGGAGTCATCAATAGCGATGACCGAACTGTAATTGGCAATACACTACCCAAGCACCAAGGAGGATTTGGCCTTGACGCTCGATACAAAGGCTTTGATGCCAGTGTTTTCTTCAACTGGTCTTATGGAAATGATGTGTACAACACAGGTAAAATCCAATACAATCAGTTTCGTAGAGTTACTTATGGGAATCTTCTCAATACTATGAATTCCGATAACCGCTTCACTTACATTGATATTGATGGTAGCTATACAGGTACAGCTGGTGAAATAGTAACAGATTTGACCCAATTAGCAGAGTTGAATGCCGATAAAACAATCTGGTCACACAACAGCTATGGTGTAGCTCAAGCAGTTATCCATTCCTGGGCAGTAGAAGATGGTTCTTTCTTACGCTTGAACAACTTAAGTCTCGGATATACTTTACCTTCTGATTTGACATCTAAGGTGGGAGTTTCTAGCCTTCGTTTTTATGTGACTGGTAACAACCTTCATCTTTGGACAAAATATACAGGTTACGATCCTGAGGTAAGTACAAGTAGAAGCTCTTCTTTTGCTGCGCTTACACCGGGTGTTGATTATTCGTCCTTCCCTAGAAGTCGTTCAGTTACTTTTGGACTAAATGTAACCTTTTAATTTGAACCGTTTAAAATCTATAATAATATGAAAATTACAAATTATATAATATTCTTCGCTATACTGATAATGACATTAACCTCATGCGAAGATACTTTTTTAGAGCCTGACTCTATTTCCACTTTTGATACCAACTATGTTTTCTCCAATGTAGATGATGCCCGTAAAGGAGTAAATGCAATTTATGTACAGTTTGGCGTAGATGGATTTCGCTCAAGGCTATCTAATAATATGACTGGCAACACCGACATCGAGCGTCAAAGCGGATGGACAAGTTCTGGTGACCGATATCAAATCTGGGACTTGAACGCACTGTCTAGCAATGGTGACTTGCGTCAGTTTTGGAATGCTGCTTACACCGCTATTAGAGATGCTAATATTGCCATTGAAGGAATTGAAGCAAGTGCAGCTCTAAATTCTAACGATGTTTTGATTTCTAAAACAATGTATCATTTATTAGGTGAGGCTTATACGCTTCGTGCCTATTGGTACAGTATGTTGACCTACTACTTTGGGAATGTACCCAATGTACGTTTAGCACCAAAAGCAGGTAATGATTTCTTTCTCCCAAAAGAAGACCGCAATGTTATATTATCGCAAGTTATTGACGATATGATTGATATTGAAGAAAAAATGCTTTGGGCTGATGAAGTATCTTATGGTATTGAGCAGGTTAACAGAGAATACACGCTTGCATTGATTGCTCGGATTGCCCTACAAAGAGGGGGATACTATTTGACACCTGAATTGAACATGGAACGCCAAAGTGACTATGCAGAATACTATCAAATCGCCAAAAAGTACACCGAAAAACTGATGGCTTTGAAAGATCGAGAACTGCCAGAAGATTTCCGTCAAGTATTCCTTAACAATGCTAAATTCATCACTCCAACCAATGACGATATACTGTTTGAAGTACCATTCGCCATCGGCAATGGTGATGTGGGTTGGAACATTGGAGTAACAGTCGTAGGCGGTGCTACAGCTTCACATGATTATGGCTCAGGCAATAACTACATGGCTATACCTCCATCGTACTACTACTCTTTTGATACATTGGATACCCGACGTGATGTAACCTGCGCCTACTATCGAGTAAATACCGATTTTGTAGAGGAATTTGTCAACGGTGGCATTTCAAATATTTCGCAAGGTAAGTGGAGCCGTTATTATTTAGATAAAGGTCCTGGAGCATCTTCTGCAAAAGGTACTGGCATTAACTGGCCAATGCTAAGATATTCCGATGTTTTATTGATGCATGCAGAAGCCGAGAATGAATTGAATGGCCCTACTGCTGCCGCACAAGAGTCTTTCAAACGAGTACGTCGTCGTGCATTTGATAGCCAATATTGGGATGCCAAAGTAGACAATTATGTTTCCACTATTTCAGCTAGCAAAGAAGCTTTCTTCGATGCAATTGTTGATGAAAGAGCATGGGAGTTTGGTGGTGAGATGATCCGTAAATATGAACTGATCCGTTGGGGCAATTATTCAGAAAAAATGGCTGAAACGGTTCAAACCCTTAAAGATATGGCAGATTCTGCTTTCAACGGTACAGGTCCTTATGCAGATTTACCCGATTACATTTATTGGAAACTCAACGCAAGCGGTCACTTTACGGTATTAAATCCGAACAAAAAGATTTCTGCTGCACCAGACGATAGTTGGACACGGGAATCATGGCTTCTTGCCCTCCATAACGATAATACTACTTATCAAGAATGGATTATCAAGGACTGGAGAAACTATATTGATGAAGGTCCAAAACCAGGTGTAGCCCGCTATATTTTTCCGATTCCAGAGGAGGCTGTTACTAATAGCCAAGGCGTGCTTAGGAATGATGGTTATGAGTTTTAATTTCAATAAGTAGGATTACTAAACTTTTAAAATTTAGTAATCCTATTCATTAAAACATCGCTCATAAAATTAAACTACAAAATTTAAAAAATTTAAAATGAAAAAAATAAATTTCAATATAAACCTTGCCCTTCTACTACTGGTTGGCGGGTTCATGATTTTTCTTTCTTCTTGCGAAAAAGACGAACCAACCTATGAAAAAACCCGTCTATTTAGACCCGTTTTGAATGAAAATTTAATGTCGGATCTCAATACTATTATTATCAATATGGGAAACATAAAAGAAGCAACCTCCTATACTATTGAAATTAGTCGAGATACGTTCGCAAATATTCTTTATACTTTTGATGTAGATACCAATTATGTTGTAGTTGATGAAACGATTATTGGTGAGCCCTTACGCTGGAACACCCTATATCAAATAAGAGCTACAGCACATGCGGCAGATCCTACATTCGATAGCAAAGCATCTGATTTAGGAGAGGTTCGCACACAACGATTTCCTTCTATTTTGCGAATTCCAACGGTAGGTGACATTTTGGATGTTCAAGTAAGAGTTAGTTGGGAAGTACTTGGCGCACCAGTAACCAAGATTAAGGTATTTGCTGGCAATGATGAACTGTTAACAAACCCCTTATCTGAATTTGATGTAGATGCTGCGGCACAAGCTGCTGGAGAGTTTATTGTCTCTGGACTACAACCCATGACTTTTTACCAAATCGGTATCTATAGTGGTGCAAATGGAGAGACATTGCGTGGATGGGAAGCCTACACTACCATCGAAAGTGCGATAGATTTAACTAGTCCAAATGTTATAGACTTGAGTACTTCAGAAGACCCAGATGCGGTAGTTAATGCTGTTCCTATGGCTTCAGATGGTCAAATCATTGTCTTGAAAAAAGGCTTTGTTTATAACTTGCCTTCCGAATCATTAGATAAATCCATCACCATCACCGCAGCTTATGGTTTTGGCAGTCAGAAAGCAGTTCTATTCACAACTGGTAACTGGAACATCGCTGATGGAGCAACGATTGACCATATTCGCTTTATTGACGTAGAACTTCGTGGAGAAGATCTTGGGGGCGATTATGTTTTTAACCCTAACAACTCTACTACAACGATGGTTAATGAGTTAACCTTCGACAATTGCGTAATAAACAATTTTAGAGGAATCATTCGTATAAGATCAGATGTGTTCTTGGCCAATTACAATATCAACAATTGTATTGTTCATCATCTTGGTGGATATGGTGTTATTACCGCAGATACAGACGGAGAAAATAAAGCTGCTTTTGATAATCTGTCAATAACAAATAGCACATTTTACAAAATACACGCATTTATCACCACTCGCCAAAATGTACAATCCTTAGTTATAGACAATTGTACTATGAGCGAATTGGCAGATCCTGATGGTATTGTTTTTCGTTTTAGAGGTGAAGATGGTGTGAGAAGTAATGTGATCAATGGTATTACTATCACTAATACTATTTGGGGACATGCTTGGGACGAAGGA
The Chitinophagales bacterium genome window above contains:
- a CDS encoding TonB-dependent receptor, which gives rise to MKFKTLQSFFILLLCFSSLGSFTAYGQNTVKGTVTSKEGETLVGVTILIKNTSKGTVTDYDGNYELQASPSDTLQFSYTGYETQLKVVGNNSQMNIVLAVNDALLNEVVVVGYGTVRRSDLTGSVASVSGEKLSRIPITNAAEAITGRLPGVNVLTTDGSPDAEVVIRVRGGGSITQDNSPLYVVDGFIVPSIRDIPPTDIESINVLKDASATAIYGAQASNGVVVITTKRPKAGKISVSYNNFLQYKYLPEDRRYEVLSPYEYVLANYEYAKLRSDADLRNFEKFYGKYDDLELYQQKRPTDWQEELFGDPNLSQYHNVSLSGGTQNTKLSLSLTNNTDEGLMIGSGYKRNTLNFKLNQKLSDRLTFEASTRVSKTVVDGAGTSGSSQITIKDAVQTRPVNGIADELEIDLNALGENDDYQTFLMSLVNPTELVKQDWRKRTTNDYIFNAALNWNPINNLDLKTTFTGSKTFDTRLRFYGPLTGESFNNGGSLPLGQKTDIERDSYRWLNTVSYKVTSLTNQSLDFLVGHEIYSNGGSSDFVRAEDFRLSITPEELFANMTFGRTDRHETQEFTEDNRLSFFGRINYQLNDRYLLTATMRSDASSKFAKDNRVGYFPALAFAWKLSKEDFLQNANFIEELKLRASYGQTGNDRIDATATQFLFEGSTNRGPGFGNVDNVYYTPSSNTLYNPFIKWETTTNRNLGMDFSLFEGRIFGSFDVYKNTTDDLLLQSAIPSNTGFSTQWNNIGSTSNQGVELGLTTYIISKPDFSLSANFNFGINRAKIEELDGTDSRFFQSNWASTDLKDQDDFYLEVGGTLGDIYGYVTDGYYSTSDFTGYDAVTDSYTLADGVPNSGSTVGNTNLRPGFLKLQDLNGDGVINSDDRTVIGNTLPKHQGGFGLDARYKGFDASVFFNWSYGNDVYNTGKIQYNQFRRVTYGNLLNTMNSDNRFTYIDIDGSYTGTAGEIVTDLTQLAELNADKTIWSHNSYGVAQAVIHSWAVEDGSFLRLNNLSLGYTLPSDLTSKVGVSSLRFYVTGNNLHLWTKYTGYDPEVSTSRSSSFAALTPGVDYSSFPRSRSVTFGLNVTF
- a CDS encoding RagB/SusD family nutrient uptake outer membrane protein — encoded protein: MKITNYIIFFAILIMTLTSCEDTFLEPDSISTFDTNYVFSNVDDARKGVNAIYVQFGVDGFRSRLSNNMTGNTDIERQSGWTSSGDRYQIWDLNALSSNGDLRQFWNAAYTAIRDANIAIEGIEASAALNSNDVLISKTMYHLLGEAYTLRAYWYSMLTYYFGNVPNVRLAPKAGNDFFLPKEDRNVILSQVIDDMIDIEEKMLWADEVSYGIEQVNREYTLALIARIALQRGGYYLTPELNMERQSDYAEYYQIAKKYTEKLMALKDRELPEDFRQVFLNNAKFITPTNDDILFEVPFAIGNGDVGWNIGVTVVGGATASHDYGSGNNYMAIPPSYYYSFDTLDTRRDVTCAYYRVNTDFVEEFVNGGISNISQGKWSRYYLDKGPGASSAKGTGINWPMLRYSDVLLMHAEAENELNGPTAAAQESFKRVRRRAFDSQYWDAKVDNYVSTISASKEAFFDAIVDERAWEFGGEMIRKYELIRWGNYSEKMAETVQTLKDMADSAFNGTGPYADLPDYIYWKLNASGHFTVLNPNKKISAAPDDSWTRESWLLALHNDNTTYQEWIIKDWRNYIDEGPKPGVARYIFPIPEEAVTNSQGVLRNDGYEF
- a CDS encoding DUF4957 domain-containing protein encodes the protein MKKINFNINLALLLLVGGFMIFLSSCEKDEPTYEKTRLFRPVLNENLMSDLNTIIINMGNIKEATSYTIEISRDTFANILYTFDVDTNYVVVDETIIGEPLRWNTLYQIRATAHAADPTFDSKASDLGEVRTQRFPSILRIPTVGDILDVQVRVSWEVLGAPVTKIKVFAGNDELLTNPLSEFDVDAAAQAAGEFIVSGLQPMTFYQIGIYSGANGETLRGWEAYTTIESAIDLTSPNVIDLSTSEDPDAVVNAVPMASDGQIIVLKKGFVYNLPSESLDKSITITAAYGFGSQKAVLFTTGNWNIADGATIDHIRFIDVELRGEDLGGDYVFNPNNSTTTMVNELTFDNCVINNFRGIIRIRSDVFLANYNINNCIVHHLGGYGVITADTDGENKAAFDNLSITNSTFYKIHAFITTRQNVQSLVIDNCTMSELADPDGIVFRFRGEDGVRSNVINGITITNTIWGHAWDEGMTGNLAVRGIYDGLEATLFNIINTYATSDFAFTPGSEIPGFPALNYSGTATDLWVAPFDGDFNFADTGFSGRNDAGDPRWRP